A stretch of Vigna angularis cultivar LongXiaoDou No.4 chromosome 4, ASM1680809v1, whole genome shotgun sequence DNA encodes these proteins:
- the LOC108322833 gene encoding protein MATERNALLY EXPRESSED GENE 5 isoform X4 produces the protein MPLPLSPASALVPTTISYGSGQSTRTIGGRVPNRTIDDSNVANIGGVDRGTDVKDKILGFSSGRADHSLPPDATSTLFVEGLPSNCTRREVARTDIFRPFVGYKEVRLVSKESRQPRGDPMVLCFVDFLSPGHAATAMEALQGYLPGTAEKRARFGLYCLYGMIIICYRFSIEVMVVRTGKVDLELLPFEFPSV, from the exons ATGCCCCTTCCTCTATCGCCGGCAAGCGCTCTCGTTCCGACTACG ATTTCATATGGTTCGGGACAGTCCACTAGAACCATTGGAGGGCGAGTTCCCAATCGTACTATTGACGATTCAAATGTTGCAAATATTGGGGGAGTAGACAGGGGAACAGATGTAAAAGACAAAATCCTGGGGTTTAGTAGTGGAAGGGCTGACCATTCTCTTCCACCTGATGCTACCAGTACACTGTTTGTTGAGGGTTTGCCTTCTAACTGCACAAGACGGGAAGTAGCTC GTACAGATATATTTCGTCCTTTTGTTGGCTACAAAGAAGTTAGGCTTGTTAGCAAGGAGTCAAGACaa CCAAGGGGTGATCCAATGGTACTTTGTTTTGTCGATTTTTTGAGTCCGGGTCATGCAGCAACTGCCATGGAAGCATTGCAGG GATATTTACCTGGAACAGCAGAAAAAAGAGCAAGATTTGGTTTGTATTGTTTGTATGGTATGATAATTATTTGTTATAGATTCTCTATTGAAGTAATGGTAGTTAGGACAGGTAAGGTTGATTTGGAGCTTCTTCCATTCGAATTCCCTTCTGTATGA
- the LOC108322833 gene encoding RNA-binding protein 1 isoform X2 codes for MSDGYWRYAAESRHAPSSIAGKRSRSDYDVSGVHDLPNYFPHDDDRGGLRVVRDAESLDASYESYLRSAISYGSGQSTRTIGGRVPNRTIDDSNVANIGGVDRGTDVKDKILGFSSGRADHSLPPDATSTLFVEGLPSNCTRREVAHIFRPFVGYKEVRLVSKESRQPRGDPMVLCFVDFLSPGHAATAMEALQGYLPGTAEKRARFGLYCLYGMIIICYRFSIEVMVVRTGKVDLELLPFEFPSV; via the exons ATGTCCGACGGATATTGGAGATACGCCGCCGAATCGCGGCATGCCCCTTCCTCTATCGCCGGCAAGCGCTCTCGTTCCGACTACG atgTCTCTGGTGTTCATGACTTGCCCAATTACTTTCCCCATGATGATGATAGAGGAGGGCTACGAGTAGTTAGAGATGCTGAGTCCCTTGATGCATCTTATGAGAGTTACCTCCGTAGTGCG ATTTCATATGGTTCGGGACAGTCCACTAGAACCATTGGAGGGCGAGTTCCCAATCGTACTATTGACGATTCAAATGTTGCAAATATTGGGGGAGTAGACAGGGGAACAGATGTAAAAGACAAAATCCTGGGGTTTAGTAGTGGAAGGGCTGACCATTCTCTTCCACCTGATGCTACCAGTACACTGTTTGTTGAGGGTTTGCCTTCTAACTGCACAAGACGGGAAGTAGCTC ATATATTTCGTCCTTTTGTTGGCTACAAAGAAGTTAGGCTTGTTAGCAAGGAGTCAAGACaa CCAAGGGGTGATCCAATGGTACTTTGTTTTGTCGATTTTTTGAGTCCGGGTCATGCAGCAACTGCCATGGAAGCATTGCAGG GATATTTACCTGGAACAGCAGAAAAAAGAGCAAGATTTGGTTTGTATTGTTTGTATGGTATGATAATTATTTGTTATAGATTCTCTATTGAAGTAATGGTAGTTAGGACAGGTAAGGTTGATTTGGAGCTTCTTCCATTCGAATTCCCTTCTGTATGA
- the LOC108322833 gene encoding RNA-binding protein 1 isoform X1 produces MSDGYWRYAAESRHAPSSIAGKRSRSDYDVSGVHDLPNYFPHDDDRGGLRVVRDAESLDASYESYLRSAISYGSGQSTRTIGGRVPNRTIDDSNVANIGGVDRGTDVKDKILGFSSGRADHSLPPDATSTLFVEGLPSNCTRREVARTDIFRPFVGYKEVRLVSKESRQPRGDPMVLCFVDFLSPGHAATAMEALQGYLPGTAEKRARFGLYCLYGMIIICYRFSIEVMVVRTGKVDLELLPFEFPSV; encoded by the exons ATGTCCGACGGATATTGGAGATACGCCGCCGAATCGCGGCATGCCCCTTCCTCTATCGCCGGCAAGCGCTCTCGTTCCGACTACG atgTCTCTGGTGTTCATGACTTGCCCAATTACTTTCCCCATGATGATGATAGAGGAGGGCTACGAGTAGTTAGAGATGCTGAGTCCCTTGATGCATCTTATGAGAGTTACCTCCGTAGTGCG ATTTCATATGGTTCGGGACAGTCCACTAGAACCATTGGAGGGCGAGTTCCCAATCGTACTATTGACGATTCAAATGTTGCAAATATTGGGGGAGTAGACAGGGGAACAGATGTAAAAGACAAAATCCTGGGGTTTAGTAGTGGAAGGGCTGACCATTCTCTTCCACCTGATGCTACCAGTACACTGTTTGTTGAGGGTTTGCCTTCTAACTGCACAAGACGGGAAGTAGCTC GTACAGATATATTTCGTCCTTTTGTTGGCTACAAAGAAGTTAGGCTTGTTAGCAAGGAGTCAAGACaa CCAAGGGGTGATCCAATGGTACTTTGTTTTGTCGATTTTTTGAGTCCGGGTCATGCAGCAACTGCCATGGAAGCATTGCAGG GATATTTACCTGGAACAGCAGAAAAAAGAGCAAGATTTGGTTTGTATTGTTTGTATGGTATGATAATTATTTGTTATAGATTCTCTATTGAAGTAATGGTAGTTAGGACAGGTAAGGTTGATTTGGAGCTTCTTCCATTCGAATTCCCTTCTGTATGA
- the LOC108322833 gene encoding RNA-binding protein 1 isoform X3 — protein MSDGYWRYAAESRHAPSSIAGKRSRSDYDVSGVHDLPNYFPHDDDRGGLRVVRDAESLDASYESYLRSAISYGSGQSTRTIGGRVPNRTIDDSNVANIGGVDRGTDVKDKILGFSSGRADHSLPPDATSTLFVEGLPSNCTRREVAHIFRPFVGYKEVRLVSKESRQPRGDPMVLCFVDFLSPGHAATAMEALQGYKFDELDRNSVNLRFQFARRYPGARSGGIHRGKR, from the exons ATGTCCGACGGATATTGGAGATACGCCGCCGAATCGCGGCATGCCCCTTCCTCTATCGCCGGCAAGCGCTCTCGTTCCGACTACG atgTCTCTGGTGTTCATGACTTGCCCAATTACTTTCCCCATGATGATGATAGAGGAGGGCTACGAGTAGTTAGAGATGCTGAGTCCCTTGATGCATCTTATGAGAGTTACCTCCGTAGTGCG ATTTCATATGGTTCGGGACAGTCCACTAGAACCATTGGAGGGCGAGTTCCCAATCGTACTATTGACGATTCAAATGTTGCAAATATTGGGGGAGTAGACAGGGGAACAGATGTAAAAGACAAAATCCTGGGGTTTAGTAGTGGAAGGGCTGACCATTCTCTTCCACCTGATGCTACCAGTACACTGTTTGTTGAGGGTTTGCCTTCTAACTGCACAAGACGGGAAGTAGCTC ATATATTTCGTCCTTTTGTTGGCTACAAAGAAGTTAGGCTTGTTAGCAAGGAGTCAAGACaa CCAAGGGGTGATCCAATGGTACTTTGTTTTGTCGATTTTTTGAGTCCGGGTCATGCAGCAACTGCCATGGAAGCATTGCAGG GTTACAAATTTGACGAACTTGACCGCAACTCGGTCAATTTAAGGTTTCAATTTGCTCGCCGCTATCCTGGTGCGAGGTCAGGTGGCATACATCGTGGCAAACGTTGA
- the LOC108322830 gene encoding protein yippee-like At4g27745, with protein sequence MAELIGPRLYCCSNCRNQVSLHDDIISKAFHGRNGRAFLFSHAMNVVTGPKEDRHLLTGLHTVADVYCGDCREVLGWKYERAYEASQRYKEGKFILEKSKIVKDNW encoded by the exons ATGGCGGAACTAATAGGACCCCGCTTGTATTGCTGCTCTAATTGTAGAAACCAGGTCTCACTCCACGATGATATCATTTCCAAGGCTTTTCAT GGAAGAAATGGCCGAGCCTTTCTGTTTTCCCATGCAATGAATGTTGTGACGGGGCCAAAAGAAGACAGGCATCTATTGACTGGCCTCCACACTGTTGCTGATGTTTATTGTGGTGATTGCCGTGAAGTGTTGGGTTGGAAGTATGAAAGAGCTTATGAAGCGTCCCAGAGGTACAAGGAAGGAAAGTTCATACTTGAAAAGTCAAAAATTGTTAAGGACAACTGGTAG